Proteins encoded within one genomic window of Onychostoma macrolepis isolate SWU-2019 chromosome 11, ASM1243209v1, whole genome shotgun sequence:
- the LOC131549638 gene encoding LOW QUALITY PROTEIN: NACHT, LRR and PYD domains-containing protein 12 (The sequence of the model RefSeq protein was modified relative to this genomic sequence to represent the inferred CDS: inserted 1 base in 1 codon; deleted 2 bases in 1 codon), producing the protein MSKRLENDWKKNENGGTTSPKKRCIENGDSDQTLSGNMTIQQQNNPANPTSIQTPKQSNLTIDQKDGCTAFAPVMVGNNITGPLNMNLHVVSPSTSVNKNEVLQNVKYEMKSRMMQDSKWILEGIASQSVSLDKIYTQLFIINDESDPINREHEIRQIETTHDLNTSAQTDINYNQILQPHTDDNRTVKTVLTKGIAGIGKTFTVQKFVFDWASGEANQDLDFVFLLPFRELNLVEREKSLFDLICVFYPEFTEVREISEWICDRKVLFILDGLDEYKKDLNFQNSLLSDVTKEASVDVLLVNLLQGKLLPSAHVWITSRPVATGQLPTDIFIHGYITQIRGFTDEQKQEYFEKQFMNPEQRKEVIRHLKSQKSLWILCHIPLFCWISSVVLKDIIEKQNKDRNMPSNLTEMYIHYLLIQTGLSHKKYQGXELSQEDALQKHKEVIMKLAELAYRQLKDQNAIFREEDLRKYNISVDEASQYPGVITCVSKCTFGYKKTKLFSFVHLSVQEFFAAMFAFHEFLESGNQDSWLITAKKRPNSNLCEFMKNLIDEALECENGHLDLFNCFVFGISCDSSRQLLEGFLPLIRRSSSDDHRKVATYIKSLKRKGLSSERCIGLVRCLVELKDRSFLQEMHELERSRCKKPLTPFQCTLLAYQFVMSDTKHDEFDLRKYNITLDGFQRFSPAITCFTKALLKGSSLSEQHCEILRRYLTSPNSHLTHLDLSHNGLGRSALKKLSTALCDLNCQIEILNLSHNNFQSQDMELIRDVLSGPNVNLRVLDLSDNPLQDPGVDILSAGLKSPNCHLEVLKLSGCQIKKGVYQLVSSLKDNLYLRELDLRYNDLENIGEENLQHELLSVSISTGGECSQQPGLDKYFVALTFDPQTVNEHLYLSENNTKVTRQKEKQHLPDNDERFDKCNQVLSRQPLIGRRFFTVDVIGPVVHVGVACEGIKRKGASDVVCLGHNDMSWSLCLSDNVCVAHHNNKTVSIQSESVRKLGVFVDRDAGSVCFYMLSPQHKLLYVFDADFPEDQELYAAFRIQEPNSEVVLTQESL; encoded by the exons ATGTCGAAGCGATTGGAAAACGACTggaaaaagaatgaaaatggGGGGACAACATCACCAAAAAAGAGATGTATCGAAA atGGTGACAGTGATCAAACACTTTCTGGAAACATGACCATTCAACAGCAGAACAATCCTGCGAACCCAACGTCAATTCAGACCCCAAAACAGTCTAATTTAACAATTGACCAAAAGGATGGTTGTACAGCATTTGCTCCAGTGATGGTAGGAAACAACATAACTGGTCCGCTTAACATGAACCTGCATGTG GTGTCTCCGTCTACCTCAGTGAACAAAAATG AAGTTCTTCAGAACGTAAAGTATGAGATGAAATCAAGAATGATGCAAGACTCAAAGTGGATTTTGGAGGGAATTGCATCACAGTCAGTCTCTCTAGACAAGATCTACACACAATTGTTCATCATCAATGACGAGTCGGACCCCATCAACAGAGAACATGAGATCCGGCAGATCGAGACGACGCATGATTTAAACACATCAGCGCAGACGGACATCAACTACAATCAAATCCTTCAACCACACACAGATGATAACAGAACCGTGAAGACCGTTTTAACTAAAGGAATTGCTGGAATTGGGAAAACGTTCACCGTGCAGAAGTTTGTCTTCGACTGGGCAAGCGGAGAAGCCAATCAAGATCTAGACTTTGTGTTTCTGCTCCCATTCAGAGAGCTGAACTTGGTTGAGCGAGAAAAGAGTCTTTTTGACCTGATCTGTGTGTTTTACCCTGAGTTTACAGAGGTGAGAGAGATCTCTGAATGGATCTGTGATAGGAAAGTTCTGTTTATCTTAGATGGTCTGGATGAATATAAAAAGGATTTGAACTTCCAGAACAGCCTTTTGTCAGATGTGACTAAAGAAGCCTCAGTGGATGTCCTTCTAGTAAACCTTCTGCAAGGAAAACTTCTCCCGTCCGCACACGTGTGGATCACCAGCCGACCCGTCGCAACTGGACAGCTTCCGACTGATATCTTCATACATGGGTACATCACACAGATCAGAGGATTCACAGATGAGCAAAAGCAGGAGTACTTCGAGAAGCAATTTATGAATCCAGAGCAAAGAAAAGAAGTCATCCGTCACCTAAAGTCTCAAAAGAGCCTGTGGATATTGTGCCACATCCCTCTGTTTTGCTGGATTTCATCGGTTGTTCTTAAAGACAtcattgaaaaacaaaataaagataGAAACATGCCCTCAAATCTGACAGAAATGTACATCCACTATCTGCTCATTCAGACTGGACTGAGTCACAAGAAATATCAAG TAGAGCTGTCCCAAGAAGATGCTCTCCAGAAACATAAAGAAGTGATTATGAAACTGGCAGAGCTGGCATACAGGCAGCTGAAGGATCAGAATGCCATCTTCAGAGAAGAAGACTTGAGGAAATATAATATCTCTGTTGATGAAGCGTCTCAGTATCCTGGCGTCATTACCTGCGTCTCGAAGTGCACATTTGGATATAAGAAGACAAAACTTTTCAGCTTTGTGCATCTCAGTGTCCAGGAATTCTTTGCAGCCATGTTTGCGTTTCATGAATTTCTAGAATCAGGAAATCAAGACTCCTGG TTAATTACAGCTAAAAAGAGACCGAACTCTAATTTGTGTGAATTTATGAAAAATTTGATTGATGAGGCCTTGGAATGTGAAAATGGACACTTGGACctttttaactgctttgtcttTGGGATTTCTTGTGATTCCAGCAGACAGTTACTTGAAGGATTCCTGCCTCTAATCAGGAGAAGTAGTTCAGATGATCACAGAAAGGTGGCCACGTACATTAAGTCTTTAAAGAGGAAAGGTCTGTCTTCTGAGAGATGCATCGGTCTTGTTCGTTGTCTGGTGGAGCTCAAGGACAGGTCATTTTTGCAAGAAATGCATGAGCTTGAACGCTCACGGTGCAAAAAGCCCCTCACTCCGTTCCAGTGCACGCTTCTGGCGTACCAGTTTGTGATGTCCGATACGAAACACGATGAGTTTGACCTCAGGAAATACAACATCACCTTAGACGGGTTTCAGAGGTTCTCCCCAGCCATCACGTGCTTCACAAAGGCTCT GCTCAAAGGAAGCAGCTTGTCAGAGCAGCACTGTGAGATCCTGAGGCGTTACCTGACATCACCAAACTCTCACCTGACTCATCTCGATCTGAGCCACAATGGTCTGGGTCGGTCCGCACTGAAGAAGCTTTCCACGGCGCTCTGTGACCTCAACTGCCAGATTGAGATTCTGAACCTCAGTCACAATAACTTCCAGAGTCAGGACATGGAGCTGATCAGGGATGTGCTTTCAGGACCAAATGTGAATCTGAGAGTCCTGGACCTCAGCGACAATCCTCTACAGGATCCAGGAGTGGATATTCTCTCAGCTGGACTGAAGAGCCCTAACTGTCATCTTGAAGTTCTGAA GCTTTCAGGCTGTCAGATAAAAAAGGGTGTTTATCAGCTGGTGTCGTCTTTAAAAGACAATTTATatctgagagagctggacctgCGCTATAATGATCTTGAAAACATCGGAGAGGAGAATCTACAGCATGAGCTGCTCTCAGTGAG TATTTCCACTGGAGGAGAATGCAGTCAACAACCAGGACTGGATAAAT ATTTCGTAGCGCTGACCTTTGACCCTCAGACGGTTAATGAACACCTCTATCTGAGCGAGAACAACACTAAAGTCACTCGTCAGAAAGAGAAACAGCATCTTCCTGATAATGACGAGAGATTCGACAAGTGCAACCAGGTCCTGAGCCGCCAGCCGCTGATTGGACGCCGCTTCTTTACGGTGGATGTGATTGGTCCAGTCGTTCATGTGGGCGTGGCCTGTGAGGGAATAAAGAGGAAGGGAGCGAGTGACGTCGTATGTCTGGGACACAATGACATGtcgtggagtttatgtttgtcaGATAATGTATGTGTGGCtcatcacaacaataaaactgtGTCAATTCAGTCAGAGTCCGTCAGAAAGCTTGGTGTGTTTGTGGACCGGGACGCTGGTTCTGTTTGCTTCTATATGTTGAGTCCACAGCATAAACTCTTGTACGTGTTTGATGCAGATTTTCCTGAAGATCAGGAGCTTTACGCTGCGTTCAGGATTCAGGAGCCAAACAGCGAAGTCGTTCTCACGCAAGAATCTCTATAA